The genomic interval GGAGAAGAAGAAATGAGCTATGACGCCTGGAAGACCCGTTCCCCCGATGACCAGCGCGAGCTGGACAACCCTGGCTTGGAGCCTGCGAAGTGTGACAGGTGCGGACACGAGATGCTTGAGAAGGATCTCTTCGAGGGAGAGTGTGTGGTGTGTCAGCTTACGTGTAGAAAGTGTGGGGAGATGATGACCCGAGACCAGCTAGTTCACGGTGAGTGCCTCGTGTGCTGGAGACATCAAAAGCTGAAGCATGTTGAGGAGTGTCGTGAGCGAGATGCTATGGAGGAGTGGGACGGTGACGAACTACCCTTCTGAGCCCGTGATCATTGGCTTTGCAGTAGCAGTGCCCGAAGAGGAAAAGACAATCGGGCATTGTCAGACTCATTGTGGACGGCCAGCTAGGGCCGTGTACTACGGTGACCTCGAGATGAACGTTATCGCTAGGAACCTCCTTCCCAACGATCATGATCTCGTCTTTGCTTGTCCAACGTGCGGGCTAGTCTGGCGAGTCTTTCCTCAAGGGAAGAGTCCGGGAATAGAGAAACCCCCCAGTTCGCCCCTGGAATGACCGGGAGGTTTCTCAACGCGAAGGCTGGGTCCCGTGTTCGGTTACCATGAAGGAGGACCCACGCCCAGGGTGCCAAGGCCCTGCTTCGAGGTCAAGAAAGACGCCAAAAAGGAGAGTCCGATGAAACGTTTCATCTTCGTGACAATGGTTCTAGCCCTCCTGATGGTGGGTAGGTGTGACATGACCCCGGATAGGCGAGATCAGCTCCTGGACACTGGAGGTGGTCTGGCGCAGCCCAGACTTGAGCGTGAGGGCCTCACGTCTGATCAGGCATCCCAGGTCGTGGACGCTTCCAAGAGCATCGTGAGGGACGCCACAGACGGGGGAGACTTCGATTGGACGAGGCTGATAGACGTGGCCATCATCGCGGGAGGTATCTGGGGTGGTCGGAACTACACCCGTAAGAAGGCACTGGAGAGGAAGACGGATGCTCCTCCCAAGGCATGAAAAGAGCCCCGGCATCATGGCGAGGAAGCATCGGAAAGACACCGGGGCAATCGAAAGAGGAGACTCTCACCGAAGTGAGGTGAGTCGTGAGATCCACCCTACCTCGGTCTTCTCCCACAGTCAATAAGGAGACCGCTATGTCCGAATTAGAAGGTCCAATGAGTTTGCCCCTAGGTTGGGGTTCGCAGCCCCGCAAACCTGTGTTGCAGTGGGATAAGCAAGATTGTTTGCAATTCCTGCTCTTCTGGGCAGAGATTTGGAATCATCAAGCTGGTGGTTACCTTGCAAGCAATACCCTAAGTGGCCTGCTGCAATGTGTGAAGGTAGCCAATCAGGGGAAATGATCATGAGTGAATTAACCGTACCGAACTGGTTTTCCCCTCTCGGGGTGGATGTTTCACACCTGACGGAAAGACGGGGCCAGCCTCTTCCTCCAGGAAAGGAGAGAGATTACATCTCATGGTCCCAGATTAAGATGGTCCTCAGGTGCGAACGCCAGTACTGGCATCGCTACAAGGAAGGAATCAAAACCCCTCCCCCAGCTTACTTGATCCAAGGAAGTAACCTTCACAAGGTCCAGGAAATCCACTACCGCTCAAGAATCGCAGGGTATTCGGGGTTCGTGAACCCCAACGATGCGAGAGCAGCTTACGAGTACTACCTGAAAGAAGCTTGTGAGCGTGAAGAAATTGACTGGGCAGGTAGTAGCTACGAGAGAACCTTGGATGATGGAACAACCTTCAGCAAGATTTACTTCTCTCAGATAGAGCCAAGTATTCGTCCGCTCGAGGTAGAGCTTCCATTTCGTGTCAAGCTAGGCGATGATTTTCCCTTCCTGCTCCATGGCTATATCGATCTTCTTGATGGACAGAATGGAGTCATCATCGCAGACACCAAGTTCATGAGCAAAAAACCTACTGACTTGGAGATTCGCAAGGATCTTCAGAGTACAGCCTATGCTGCTGCGTATCGTATTGAGCGAGGAAAGCGAGAAACCATGTGTAGGCTGGACTGCGTGATCAAGACGAAAAAGCCTTACTCACTGATGATCCCAATCGAGCGAACCAATCAGGAGATCGAGTTCTTTTTCCAGATAGTGGAGGGAGCCACCCGCAAGATTCTCCGGATGGAAAAGGAAGAGGACGCGGTTCCGGATCCAACTCACTATCGTTGCAGTGAAGGGCAGTGCGGGTACTGGCGCACCTGCATGGGTAGCTATGGGTTCTAAGACATATCAGGTGGAATACGAAGGAGAAGGCACTGTTCTTGAGACAAGAAGTCTCAAAGCAGCACGATCCAAGGCTACATACAGTGATCTTGATTTGTTAGGACATACCAAGATTACGTTGAAAGAGACAGGGGAGAGAATCCCCAGCAGGGAGGTAAACATGCCACCACCAAAAGACACACTCAGTTTACCCGCCTCAGGTGAGGAGGTGGATCCGCGGACAGGGGAGATCTTCGGAACGTCATCTCTCGAGGACCCAGATTTTCTTAAGATCCAACGGGAGAGAAACAAAGAACTCAAAGAACTCTCAGATAAAGCCCAGCGAATCTTTGAAGCCAAAAAAGTCCCTCTCACAGGAGGAGATTTTCCCTACAACAGGGTCCTCCGTCCAGGTCACCTCATCAGGGACAAGGACGGGGATGAAGCCTCCCTTCACAAGACCTACATCTCAGAGATGGAACGTAGGCACCTGAGAAACCTCGAGATCATGGACTACATCGTGAAACATATTCTCGTGGAGGACGTGGACTACTACGTTCGCCTCAAGGTGGTAGAGAAGCCTGGCCAACGTCCCAAGAAGGTGGATGAGAAGATCCTGATGAAGGGGGGCGCAGAGAAGATCCGCAACGTCCATGGACTCCAAGCCAAGACAGAAGTGGACTACGGAGTTCAAAGCGTGCTTGAGAAAGCAGGGTTGAAGGGACATTTCCCCTTCATCACCACACTTACCAACAGCCTCGGGGAGGTAGTGAGTACAGGCCGGGGGGTGGGTATTGCAGACGCGAAAAGAAACACGAACTCAGCCGTGAAGATGGGACAAAAAAGCTCACACATTGATGCCAACCTCAACTTGGGATACAGCAGTATGTTCGCGCAAGAGCCCGATGAAGGACGTCAGAGGGACCTTGACAACGGACCCCGAGCTGCGGTAGACCCGAAAGTCTCCGTTACGCTTCCGCCCGAGACTTCAGGTGGTGAGACTGAACCCGGGTTCAAACCAAAAGAACCCGAGTCCGAAACTCCATATGAGAAGGCTAGTTCTGATGATGCAGCCTACATCCAAACCTTCCTTCAGTTCCGAGGGTTCACTGGTAAGGAGGGTGAAAAGAAAGCTCTCGAGAGACACGGGGTAGAGCGCGCAGAGGATCTCCCCAAGGAGACAGCAGAGAAGATGGTCAAGGCCATCAAGTCAGAAGTCCAGAAGGTATCTGAGGGAGGTGAAAAGTGAAGGTCAACTGGGGAGACATTCCCGAGGGTGGTGGAAATGTCATCGTGCCTGATGGCTGGTATCTGGTGAAGGTGCAGAACATAGACCTTGGGTGGTCTTCTGCTCAGGATGAAATGTGGATCTTTTGGTACGTGATTCAACCAGATGACCGGGCACACAAGTACGTAGGTCAGAAGATCCGAGACTCGATCGCCTTCTCACCCAAGGGACTTGGCAGGTGCAAGACAGTCCTAACCCGCCTCGGATGTCCTGGGCTCACAGCTTGGGAGTGCGATGAGACCGTGGCGGATGACACCTTCCATTCTCGATACTCTAACTTCTTGGTCGGGAAGACTGTGCACATAGAGGTCTTTCAGGATAGCTACGAGAAGAATGGAAAGACGGTAAGGTGCAACCGAGTAACCTTTGATGGTTACCGGATGACGAACGAGGGGGCTCAGGAACGATCAGAAACCAAGGCCGGGAGTCCCGGTATCTTCGGTAATCCAGGTGATCTCGCACCCCCACAACAGAAGGAGATCCCTCTAAACGAACTCCCTTTCTGACATGCGCGAGGTGACACCGATGTCGGTCTTCCCCATCTCACATCAACCATCTCTTACCACGACACGGTGTCACCACCTCCCAGCCCCCTCCTGGAGCCTGCTGCCTGGGAGGGGGCATTTACATAGACGGAGAGAAGGGTGAAGCCGTCCAACCTGTTGATGGACATCCAGAATTGTGGCTTGAACATCCCAGAGCAGAAGGACGCGCTCTACCTCATCACCTACCTAGCAGCGAAGGCTTACCCTGACAAGGTTCTCACCACCTCTGCCCGTCTCTTGATGAAGGCCCTCGGATACTCTGGGTGGACGTCTATTCTTCACCTTCTCGAGGCACTTGAGGAGGGAGGGTGCGTGGCCTTTCGTGAGCTGAATAAGAAGCGTAAGTCCCGTAAAGCGGTAGCGGATCTGTTCGGGGATCCCTTCGAGGAAGTAACCCATGTC from bacterium carries:
- a CDS encoding PD-(D/E)XK nuclease family protein, which translates into the protein MSELTVPNWFSPLGVDVSHLTERRGQPLPPGKERDYISWSQIKMVLRCERQYWHRYKEGIKTPPPAYLIQGSNLHKVQEIHYRSRIAGYSGFVNPNDARAAYEYYLKEACEREEIDWAGSSYERTLDDGTTFSKIYFSQIEPSIRPLEVELPFRVKLGDDFPFLLHGYIDLLDGQNGVIIADTKFMSKKPTDLEIRKDLQSTAYAAAYRIERGKRETMCRLDCVIKTKKPYSLMIPIERTNQEIEFFFQIVEGATRKILRMEKEEDAVPDPTHYRCSEGQCGYWRTCMGSYGF